The Streptomyces venezuelae genomic interval AGGGACGGGCCTTGTCGGCGGCGGAGCTGTTCGACGGCATGGGCATCGACTACGAGCGGGCCTTCGGGCGGCTGCCGGCACAGCTGGAGGCGGTCGGATGGCTCACGGACCGGCTGGGCGAGGGGGCGCGGGTCCTGGACGTCGGCAGTGGCACCGGCCGGCCGGTCGCCGACCTGCTGGTCAGGTCCGGCTGTGACGTGACGGGGATCGACGTGTCCCGGACGATGGTCGAGCTGGCCCGCGACCAGGTGCCGGGGGCCCGGTTCGAGCAGTGTGGCGTCAACGACTTCGAGGCGCCCGAGGGCAGCTTCGACGCCGTGTGCGCGTTCTTCCCGCTGCTCGTCATGAGCCGGGCGGAGGTGTCCGCCGCGCTGCGGCGGATGGCCGGCTGGCTGGCGCCCGGCGGCTATCTGGTGACGGCCACCGTCCCGGCGGACGTCGAGGACGTGGAGATCGAGTGGATGGGGCGCCGGGTCAGGGTCTCCAGCTTCTCC includes:
- a CDS encoding class I SAM-dependent methyltransferase; translation: MREHEAEGRALSAAELFDGMGIDYERAFGRLPAQLEAVGWLTDRLGEGARVLDVGSGTGRPVADLLVRSGCDVTGIDVSRTMVELARDQVPGARFEQCGVNDFEAPEGSFDAVCAFFPLLVMSRAEVSAALRRMAGWLAPGGYLVTATVPADVEDVEIEWMGRRVRVSSFSAEEYVRQVREECGLDVLHHAVSVFQPDDEKAGPEEHVFCYARRAKELPGG